The Aureispira anguillae genome contains a region encoding:
- a CDS encoding CHAT domain-containing protein gives MRSSLLCLICLLWLDVSFAQLPDSVLNRVSEIDSLFYWYETRGQFVKGLKLAEQLVEETEDENVAAYVHALFFLVNFQEQNSLYQEAEKTCHKLLDVIEKEEGKESTVYAQTLLLSGKISSFSGQLQRAERQVLEAYNIIKKIMGTNNPYYTNALTLLGLVYMDNDKLVEATKALVKAKENHLKLAGKMNETYTSIISYLTILYERQEQIPEAIATALEALEIQEKVGGKDLIYTHRLSEVARLYYKHGKPDLAETLAAEVLELCKNIVGYRNRFTLRAIVLNGNVKYAQQDYLEGLADAKMTLSLNSLDPAHSMDTTTWESLFKSLTEVDFFLSFDVLEESFKLVELFFKKLYEKTKDKEWLRLQYILYQTQNEINNKVRNSFRTEGDKLQLIQQNASLAQKGVMTALELDCEDCLEGAFLLAQENKSRLLDEAIRMNEAKKIGYLPDHLEEKEQKLQEELAQIKGKLAAVSPEDTTYNILIAEFNEINQTIAEFQRDLEQAYPKYYNAKYNNKLLSLEQIQKDLKKDQLLLDYLVTPSKMYVFVISWETIEVKEIGIDQDQLLAQVERLRLAISDYDFFSEDRDYAYREYCKVAHWFYQMLIKDIIPPNSNSIQQLIIIPDGKLGYLPFDVFLTEALDNQAKKAYNQLPYLLNFYQISYNYSVSLWWKNQNSTTVSNNGHLLAYAPSYSNELNDEQLKKIDSERLLTIRKKLTPLSQCIEEVTGLSKFFEGEFRTKRAATEANFKQDIGHYDIIHLAMHGVLDKEEPLLSSLAFTEIGDSLEDNFLQAYEISQMDINAQLVVLSACETGFGKFEQGEGVMSLARSFMYAGVPSLVVSLWQINDLSTAIIMQHFYGGLAKGLNKSLALKEAKQKYLAGTKGLASHPIFWASFIQLGDDRPVLLYTKRNKVWWSIFGGGIGLLGLLLLFRIFRKRREK, from the coding sequence ATGAGAAGCAGTCTTTTGTGTTTAATTTGTCTTTTATGGCTAGATGTCAGTTTTGCTCAGCTGCCAGATAGTGTTTTGAATCGTGTAAGTGAAATAGACAGCCTTTTTTATTGGTATGAAACTAGAGGGCAATTTGTAAAAGGGTTAAAGCTTGCTGAACAATTGGTTGAAGAGACAGAAGATGAAAATGTAGCAGCTTATGTTCATGCGTTGTTTTTTTTAGTCAACTTTCAGGAACAAAACTCGCTTTACCAAGAAGCGGAAAAAACCTGTCATAAACTGTTGGATGTTATTGAAAAAGAAGAAGGAAAGGAAAGTACTGTCTATGCTCAGACTTTGTTGCTTTCTGGAAAAATATCGTCTTTTTCTGGACAACTACAACGGGCTGAACGACAGGTGTTAGAAGCGTATAATATTATAAAAAAAATAATGGGGACAAATAACCCTTATTATACCAATGCCTTAACGTTATTGGGACTTGTTTACATGGACAATGATAAGTTGGTTGAAGCAACAAAGGCGTTAGTAAAGGCAAAAGAAAATCACCTGAAACTTGCTGGTAAAATGAATGAGACTTATACCTCTATCATTAGTTATTTGACCATCTTGTACGAGCGGCAAGAGCAAATTCCTGAAGCAATAGCCACAGCTTTAGAGGCCTTGGAAATACAGGAAAAAGTCGGGGGAAAAGATCTGATATATACGCATCGACTTTCGGAGGTAGCTCGGCTATATTATAAACATGGAAAACCTGATTTGGCAGAAACATTGGCTGCCGAGGTTTTGGAACTCTGCAAGAATATTGTTGGTTATAGAAATCGTTTTACTTTAAGAGCCATTGTTCTTAATGGCAATGTAAAGTATGCGCAACAGGATTATTTAGAAGGATTGGCTGATGCAAAAATGACCCTTAGTCTAAATTCACTAGATCCTGCTCATTCAATGGATACAACAACTTGGGAAAGCCTATTTAAATCTTTGACAGAGGTAGACTTTTTTTTATCTTTTGATGTACTGGAGGAAAGCTTTAAATTAGTGGAGCTTTTTTTCAAAAAATTATACGAAAAAACAAAGGACAAAGAATGGTTGAGATTACAATATATCCTGTACCAAACTCAGAACGAAATTAATAATAAAGTAAGAAACTCTTTTAGGACTGAAGGCGATAAATTACAGTTGATTCAACAAAATGCTTCCTTGGCTCAAAAAGGAGTAATGACCGCTTTAGAGTTGGATTGCGAGGATTGTTTGGAGGGGGCTTTTTTGTTGGCGCAAGAAAATAAGTCAAGGCTTTTGGATGAAGCGATCAGAATGAATGAGGCAAAAAAAATTGGCTATCTTCCTGACCATTTAGAAGAAAAGGAGCAAAAACTTCAAGAAGAATTGGCACAGATCAAAGGAAAATTAGCGGCTGTTTCACCAGAGGATACCACCTATAATATTCTGATTGCAGAATTCAATGAAATAAATCAGACCATTGCAGAATTTCAGAGGGATTTAGAACAAGCCTATCCAAAATATTATAATGCTAAATATAATAATAAATTACTATCTTTGGAGCAGATACAAAAGGATTTAAAGAAAGACCAATTGCTGTTGGATTATTTGGTTACTCCTTCCAAAATGTATGTGTTTGTAATCAGTTGGGAAACAATAGAGGTAAAGGAGATAGGGATCGATCAAGACCAATTATTAGCCCAAGTTGAACGCTTAAGACTAGCGATTAGTGATTATGATTTTTTTAGTGAAGATCGGGACTATGCCTATCGAGAATATTGCAAAGTAGCGCATTGGTTTTATCAAATGTTGATCAAAGATATTATACCACCAAATAGCAATTCAATCCAACAACTAATCATAATTCCCGATGGAAAATTGGGTTATTTACCTTTTGATGTGTTTTTAACAGAGGCATTGGATAATCAAGCAAAAAAAGCGTACAATCAGTTGCCTTATTTATTGAATTTTTATCAAATTAGTTATAATTATTCTGTGAGTTTATGGTGGAAGAACCAAAACTCTACGACAGTTTCTAACAATGGTCATTTATTGGCTTATGCTCCTAGTTATTCGAATGAATTAAACGATGAGCAATTGAAAAAAATAGATTCAGAGCGGTTGTTAACGATTCGAAAAAAATTGACCCCTTTGTCTCAATGCATAGAGGAAGTAACGGGTTTGTCTAAGTTTTTTGAAGGGGAGTTTAGAACAAAGAGAGCAGCAACAGAGGCTAACTTTAAACAAGACATAGGGCATTATGACATTATTCATTTGGCAATGCATGGGGTGTTAGATAAAGAGGAGCCTTTATTGTCTTCTTTAGCCTTTACAGAAATAGGAGATAGTCTGGAAGATAATTTTTTGCAGGCCTATGAGATTTCTCAAATGGACATTAATGCTCAATTGGTGGTACTCTCTGCTTGCGAAACAGGATTTGGTAAATTTGAACAAGGGGAGGGAGTCATGAGTTTAGCTCGGTCATTTATGTATGCGGGTGTTCCTTCTTTGGTGGTATCGCTTTGGCAAATTAATGACTTGTCCACAGCAATTATTATGCAGCACTTTTATGGAGGATTGGCTAAAGGCTTGAATAAATCATTGGCATTAAAAGAGGCCAAACAAAAATACTTAGCAGGAACAAAAGGTTTGGCTTCGCATCCTATTTTTTGGGCTTCTTTTATTCAATTGGGCGATGATAGACCTGTTCTTTTGTATACCAAAAGGAATAAAGTGTGGTGGTCAATCTTTGGGGGCGGAATTGGACTGTTGGGACTGCTGCTTTTATTTCGAATCTTCAGAAAAAGAAGAGAAAAATAA
- a CDS encoding peptidoglycan DD-metalloendopeptidase family protein, whose product MAEFFRSICFSAIALGVFMLCYRFLLQKHCSFKAQRLALMLILLAVFVLPFIQMHDWGDWLPNLSIHAIELTKWEDLSSTAWSTEKLPVVHQSLTWADFWLFLSWGYCLGLMMVGGRFCIQILSVLRTLFSAEIRLKNGYKYVLVERPRVAAAFMGYIFISKDIWQSDDYLLIAQHEEVHVRQWHSIDRVLTEVLYVFQWFNPFIYWFRRDLTELHEYLADQGVVKSGVDPIFYQQLIMKYATNSKLASFGNQFNHSLTLKRITMIAHYNQLENKSFYRIFLLIPIFIALNCLVGFQSKTTTSTNGAFILPIKTGDFKSLVGYGMRMHPIYKVKKLHTGVDFIAAEGTVVLAVKDGKVTRLEEKETGYGKNIVLTIDDEYSVLYAHLASFSVKIGDVVKQGMPIGLVGNTGATTNAHLHFEMIKNGKKINPVGLLPKF is encoded by the coding sequence ATGGCTGAGTTTTTTAGGTCAATTTGCTTTTCGGCTATTGCCTTGGGGGTTTTTATGTTGTGCTATCGCTTTTTGCTGCAAAAACATTGTTCGTTCAAGGCTCAACGCCTAGCTTTAATGCTTATTTTGTTAGCTGTATTTGTGTTGCCTTTTATACAGATGCATGACTGGGGAGATTGGTTGCCTAATCTTAGCATTCATGCAATAGAATTGACCAAATGGGAGGACTTAAGTTCTACAGCTTGGTCTACCGAGAAACTACCTGTTGTACATCAATCATTAACTTGGGCTGATTTTTGGCTTTTTTTATCCTGGGGTTATTGCTTAGGGCTAATGATGGTGGGAGGGCGTTTTTGTATTCAAATTTTATCCGTGTTACGGACACTATTTAGTGCTGAAATTAGGTTAAAAAATGGTTACAAATACGTATTGGTAGAACGCCCAAGGGTAGCTGCTGCTTTTATGGGCTATATCTTTATTAGTAAAGATATATGGCAGTCCGATGATTACCTACTTATTGCTCAACATGAAGAGGTTCATGTTCGACAATGGCATAGTATTGATAGAGTTTTAACAGAAGTTTTATACGTTTTTCAGTGGTTTAACCCTTTCATATATTGGTTTCGAAGGGACTTGACAGAACTACACGAATATTTAGCAGATCAAGGAGTTGTAAAAAGTGGAGTAGATCCTATTTTTTATCAACAACTCATTATGAAATATGCTACTAATTCTAAGTTGGCAAGTTTTGGAAACCAATTCAACCATTCATTAACTTTAAAACGTATTACAATGATTGCTCATTATAATCAATTAGAAAATAAATCTTTTTATAGAATATTTTTACTCATTCCTATTTTTATTGCTTTGAATTGCTTAGTTGGTTTTCAGTCTAAAACAACCACTTCTACCAATGGAGCATTTATTTTGCCTATAAAAACAGGAGATTTTAAGTCCTTAGTCGGTTATGGTATGCGAATGCATCCTATTTATAAGGTTAAGAAACTACATACAGGAGTTGATTTCATTGCAGCAGAGGGAACGGTTGTCTTAGCAGTCAAGGATGGCAAAGTTACTCGTTTGGAAGAGAAAGAAACAGGTTATGGAAAGAATATTGTTTTAACAATTGATGATGAATACAGTGTGCTTTATGCTCATTTGGCTAGCTTTTCTGTAAAAATAGGTGATGTGGTAAAACAGGGAATGCCTATAGGATTGGTTGGGAATACAGGAGCAACGACCAATGCGCATCTTCATTTTGAAATGATCAAAAATGGCAAAAAAATAAATCCAGTGGGTTTATTGCCTAAGTTTTAA
- a CDS encoding BlaI/MecI/CopY family transcriptional regulator, which produces MKGLTQAEEQVMHHLWKLEKAFLKDIIEAYDEPRPAYTTVSTVIRVLVKKKFIAYNTYGKTHEYYPLVSRDIYFSGFFKGFLARFFNNSTSSFASFFTKDKDLSVRELEEMKQIIEQQIADRKQDDNG; this is translated from the coding sequence ATGAAAGGATTAACACAAGCTGAAGAACAAGTAATGCATCATTTATGGAAGCTCGAAAAGGCATTTCTAAAGGATATTATAGAAGCATACGATGAACCAAGACCCGCTTATACGACCGTATCAACGGTGATTCGGGTTTTGGTCAAAAAGAAATTCATTGCCTACAATACGTATGGAAAAACACATGAATATTACCCTTTAGTCAGTCGAGATATTTACTTTTCTGGCTTTTTTAAAGGATTTCTTGCTCGTTTTTTTAATAATTCTACTTCTAGCTTTGCTTCTTTTTTTACAAAAGATAAAGACCTATCTGTTCGTGAATTGGAGGAAATGAAGCAGATTATTGAACAACAAATAGCAGATAGAAAGCAGGACGATAATGGCTGA
- a CDS encoding 3'-5' exonuclease, with amino-acid sequence MNYIILDLEATCWSKKGSFTNEIIEIGAVCINQRQALIGEYNSFVKPKLYPELSDFCKELTTIKQEEVDAAETFPVVLDDFLEWIESFGGEYWLCSWGFYDRSQFKKDCELHGLDTTWLRQHISLKHQYADIYNLSRPLGMKGALNREQIQMEGTHHRGIDDAKNIAKIFLNNFDYWTLA; translated from the coding sequence ATGAATTATATTATATTAGACTTAGAAGCTACCTGTTGGAGCAAAAAAGGATCTTTTACCAATGAAATTATAGAAATAGGAGCTGTTTGCATCAATCAACGGCAAGCATTAATTGGGGAGTATAATAGTTTTGTAAAACCTAAGTTATACCCTGAATTGTCAGACTTTTGCAAAGAATTGACGACCATCAAGCAAGAGGAGGTAGATGCCGCAGAAACTTTTCCTGTTGTTTTGGATGATTTTTTGGAGTGGATTGAATCATTTGGAGGAGAATATTGGCTTTGCTCTTGGGGTTTTTATGATCGTTCCCAATTTAAAAAAGATTGCGAATTACACGGCTTGGATACCACTTGGTTAAGACAACACATCAGCTTAAAACATCAGTATGCAGATATCTATAACTTGTCTCGACCACTAGGTATGAAGGGGGCTTTAAATAGAGAGCAAATCCAAATGGAAGGAACACACCATAGAGGAATTGATGATGCCAAAAACATTGCAAAAATTTTCTTGAATAATTTTGATTACTGGACCTTGGCGTAA
- a CDS encoding isoaspartyl peptidase/L-asparaginase family protein, with protein sequence MMIRRNFLKLLGLTGGTSLLGISCNNAPTTTPSIDKETTTPPTPIQPIVVSTWKHGMEANAAAWQILEKGGTALDAVEKGVMVSESDPENTSVGIGGTPDRDGHVTLDACIMDHEGACGSVAFLQEIENPIAVARLVMEKTPHVMLVGKGAQDFALQEGFQRKNLLTEKSKEAWLEWKKTSNYTTPVNIENHDTISMLAIDKAGNISGACTTSGLGYKMHGRVGDSPIIGASLFVDNEVGGACATGVGEMVIRVVGSHLVVELMRQGHSPQKACEMAVQRVISKHKSVEGQQVGFLALNKNGEAGGFAIYNGFNYAYRTQDKNELIDTPFTREW encoded by the coding sequence ATGATGATAAGACGTAATTTTTTAAAATTATTAGGACTTACAGGAGGAACTAGTTTATTAGGTATCTCTTGCAACAACGCACCGACTACCACTCCGTCTATAGACAAAGAAACGACAACGCCACCTACTCCTATCCAACCAATTGTGGTATCTACTTGGAAACATGGAATGGAGGCTAATGCAGCAGCTTGGCAAATTTTAGAAAAAGGAGGAACCGCATTAGATGCCGTAGAAAAAGGGGTGATGGTTTCAGAATCTGATCCTGAAAATACATCTGTAGGAATTGGAGGAACTCCCGATAGAGATGGACATGTTACCTTAGATGCTTGCATTATGGATCATGAAGGAGCCTGTGGTTCAGTTGCTTTTTTACAAGAAATTGAAAACCCAATTGCTGTTGCTCGTCTAGTGATGGAAAAAACCCCACATGTTATGTTAGTTGGGAAAGGTGCTCAAGATTTTGCGCTTCAAGAAGGATTTCAACGTAAAAATTTATTAACTGAAAAGTCAAAAGAAGCTTGGCTGGAATGGAAAAAGACCTCTAATTATACCACTCCTGTTAATATCGAAAATCACGACACCATTAGTATGCTGGCAATTGATAAAGCTGGAAACATTTCTGGTGCTTGTACCACAAGTGGTTTAGGGTACAAGATGCACGGACGTGTTGGAGATTCGCCTATTATCGGGGCTTCTTTATTTGTTGATAACGAAGTGGGTGGTGCCTGCGCTACTGGTGTTGGAGAAATGGTGATTCGAGTCGTTGGCAGTCACTTGGTCGTTGAACTTATGCGCCAAGGTCACTCTCCGCAAAAAGCTTGTGAAATGGCCGTTCAGAGGGTTATATCCAAACATAAATCCGTAGAAGGGCAGCAGGTTGGTTTTTTAGCTCTCAACAAAAATGGTGAGGCAGGAGGCTTTGCAATTTACAATGGCTTTAATTATGCTTATAGAACGCAAGACAAAAATGAATTGATTGACACCCCATTTACTAGAGAATGGTAA
- a CDS encoding M16 family metallopeptidase codes for MNIKQIGLLALLLSWVGMSCNRNMQTKQNEDGTYAFEEVDGDPMGVKIYTLANGLKVYMSVYKDAPRIQTMIATRAGSKNDPADATGLAHYLEHMLFKGTSKIASLDWEKEKVLLKQISNLYEKHRSATPDERAAIYHQIDSLSGLAAQYVAANEYDKMVSSLGAEGTNAFTSLDRTVYINDIPSNEIEKWLKLESERFNELVLRLFHTELEAVYEEYNIAQGKDGRKVFAAFMKGLLPNHPYGTQTTIGTGEHLKTPSMKKIHDYFNTYYVPNNMSIILSGDFDPNEMVKMIEKYWGNFKSKRVPQWKKPAATTLTQTKSIDIFGKEKSNMQVGWLLDGAGSDDALKAQLAAGILYNRKAGLIDMNLLQKQVIGQRSAAGAWAANDYSFFYLYGEPRKGQNLDAVKDYMYKELERIKLGEFEDWMLEAVINNLEIQEIRKLESNSGRAFSMLDAFIFNHSWADACQKYKRMRAFSKQDIVDFVTAKFKKDNCVVVYKREGTDNNVQKVDKPQITPVSLNREVESIFRAGFDKIQSPRQQPVFLDYNGSITNQKLKTGVEMDYIKNHDNETFELAYIIEMGSNSDNVLPIALRYLKFLGTDKYTAQELQQEFFKLGLSFNVSVRSDVSYVTLVGLDRSFEKGVELFEHILAYAAANEDALKKMVGDLKKNRMDAKKDKRKILQQAMLSYAYYGYNSPFKARLNTSALDVLTTNDLIKRIKRLTSYEHKIFYYGSKTKEDVTAILDQHHNVPATPKPVEPARRFVQLPTDENKVVFVDYKGMPQVEILMISKGITSFDLEENTLSRLYNEYFGAGLSSIVFQEIRESRALAYSAYVFNSSPSKKDKAHYLRAFIGTQADKLKEAIPAMTGIIQEMPMSNDQVMNAVDAILKKIESERITGAEIFWDRRGNAQLGLDKDIRADEYQQFKALAKSETAVIEALKGFHADKIKGRKFTFLVLGDKDKLDMDYLKSLGKLEELSLEQVFGY; via the coding sequence ATGAATATTAAACAAATAGGATTATTAGCACTGCTTCTTTCTTGGGTGGGAATGTCTTGTAACAGAAATATGCAAACAAAACAAAATGAAGATGGCACTTATGCCTTCGAAGAGGTTGATGGAGATCCAATGGGGGTAAAAATATATACTTTGGCAAATGGTCTTAAAGTATATATGAGTGTTTATAAGGATGCCCCTAGAATACAGACGATGATTGCAACAAGAGCAGGCTCTAAAAATGATCCTGCGGATGCCACTGGCTTAGCTCATTATTTGGAGCATATGTTGTTTAAGGGGACTAGCAAAATTGCTTCTTTAGATTGGGAAAAAGAAAAAGTATTGCTCAAGCAAATTTCTAATTTGTACGAGAAACATAGGAGTGCTACTCCTGATGAACGAGCGGCTATCTATCATCAAATTGATTCTTTATCGGGCTTGGCCGCTCAGTATGTGGCAGCCAATGAATATGACAAAATGGTTTCTTCGCTAGGAGCAGAGGGAACAAATGCTTTTACTTCTTTGGATCGAACGGTTTACATCAACGATATTCCTTCTAATGAAATTGAAAAATGGCTAAAGTTAGAATCTGAACGATTCAATGAGTTGGTTTTGCGTTTGTTTCATACCGAATTGGAGGCGGTTTATGAGGAGTATAATATTGCACAAGGAAAAGATGGACGAAAGGTGTTTGCTGCTTTTATGAAGGGGCTATTGCCCAATCATCCTTACGGAACGCAAACAACGATTGGAACAGGGGAGCATTTGAAAACGCCCTCTATGAAAAAAATTCACGATTATTTTAATACCTACTATGTACCCAACAATATGTCCATTATTCTTTCGGGAGATTTTGACCCCAATGAAATGGTAAAAATGATTGAAAAATATTGGGGAAATTTTAAAAGTAAAAGGGTTCCTCAATGGAAAAAGCCTGCTGCAACAACCTTGACACAAACCAAGTCTATTGATATTTTTGGCAAAGAAAAATCAAATATGCAGGTAGGTTGGCTACTCGATGGAGCAGGATCAGACGATGCCTTAAAAGCACAATTGGCAGCAGGAATTTTATACAATAGAAAAGCGGGTTTGATTGATATGAACTTGTTGCAAAAGCAAGTCATCGGACAACGTAGTGCTGCTGGTGCTTGGGCGGCCAATGATTATTCTTTCTTTTATCTTTATGGAGAACCTAGAAAGGGGCAAAACTTGGATGCTGTTAAGGATTATATGTACAAGGAATTGGAGCGAATCAAATTGGGAGAGTTTGAAGATTGGATGTTAGAAGCGGTTATTAATAATCTTGAAATTCAAGAAATTCGTAAGTTAGAATCAAACTCTGGACGTGCTTTTAGTATGTTAGATGCCTTTATCTTTAACCATTCTTGGGCAGATGCTTGCCAAAAATATAAACGAATGCGTGCGTTTAGTAAACAAGATATCGTTGATTTTGTAACGGCAAAATTCAAAAAGGATAATTGTGTAGTCGTTTACAAAAGGGAAGGGACTGACAACAATGTGCAAAAAGTGGACAAGCCTCAGATCACTCCCGTTAGTCTCAATAGAGAGGTGGAATCTATTTTTAGAGCAGGATTTGACAAAATACAATCTCCTAGACAGCAACCTGTCTTTTTGGATTATAATGGGTCTATAACAAACCAAAAACTAAAAACAGGTGTTGAGATGGATTACATTAAAAATCACGACAATGAGACATTTGAGTTGGCTTATATTATAGAAATGGGAAGCAACAGCGATAATGTATTGCCAATTGCTTTGCGTTATCTTAAGTTTTTGGGGACGGATAAATACACCGCTCAGGAATTGCAACAAGAATTCTTCAAATTAGGCTTGTCTTTTAATGTAAGTGTAAGGTCTGATGTTTCCTATGTTACCTTAGTTGGGTTGGATCGCTCTTTTGAAAAAGGAGTGGAGTTGTTTGAGCATATTTTAGCCTATGCTGCTGCCAATGAGGATGCGCTAAAGAAGATGGTGGGAGACTTGAAGAAAAACCGTATGGATGCGAAAAAAGATAAACGCAAAATTTTGCAACAAGCAATGTTGAGTTATGCGTATTATGGTTATAATTCTCCGTTTAAAGCCCGTTTAAATACTTCTGCATTAGATGTCTTAACGACCAATGATTTAATTAAACGCATCAAGAGATTAACCAGTTATGAGCACAAAATCTTTTATTATGGCTCAAAAACTAAGGAGGATGTTACTGCTATTCTAGATCAGCATCACAACGTTCCTGCAACTCCTAAGCCTGTTGAACCTGCTCGTCGATTTGTACAATTGCCAACGGATGAAAACAAAGTGGTTTTTGTAGATTATAAAGGGATGCCACAGGTCGAAATTTTGATGATTTCTAAGGGAATAACTAGCTTTGATTTAGAAGAAAATACCTTGTCTCGTTTGTATAACGAATACTTTGGTGCAGGCTTGTCCTCTATTGTTTTTCAAGAAATAAGAGAATCTAGAGCTTTGGCTTATTCTGCTTATGTGTTTAATTCTTCTCCTAGCAAAAAGGATAAAGCACATTATTTAAGAGCATTTATTGGGACACAAGCAGATAAATTGAAAGAAGCAATTCCTGCTATGACTGGAATTATTCAAGAGATGCCCATGTCGAACGATCAAGTTATGAATGCTGTAGATGCTATTCTCAAAAAAATAGAATCGGAGCGTATCACTGGAGCTGAAATCTTTTGGGATCGCCGAGGAAATGCTCAATTGGGATTAGATAAAGATATTCGAGCCGATGAATATCAACAATTCAAAGCTTTGGCTAAGAGTGAAACCGCAGTAATAGAAGCCCTTAAAGGCTTTCATGCTGACAAAATCAAAGGTCGAAAATTTACTTTTTTGGTTCTAGGGGATAAGGACAAACTAGATATGGATTATTTGAAGTCTTTAGGAAAATTAGAGGAGCTAAGTTTAGAACAAGTTTTTGGATATTAA
- the gap gene encoding type I glyceraldehyde-3-phosphate dehydrogenase codes for MAKKIAINGFGRIGRLTLRNLINRKDVEIVGINDLTDTATLAHLFEYDSSHRRFEGTVNVADDNLVINGKTIPTFSMRNPAELPWADLEVDVVLECTGFFRKKEQAMLHITAGAKKVLLSAPAKSEGVPTIVKGVNDHLLTGEDLIVSNASCTTNCLAPLVKIIDDNWGLQYGFMSTVHAYTANQKLQDAPHKDLRRARAAAVNMIPTTTGAANALALVLPELKGKISASSIRVPVPTGSLVELMCVLDKKVDVATVNSKFKAASEAELKGILEYSEKPLVSTDIVSSPYSSIFDAPLTTVHNGMLKVTAWYDNEAGYSARLAELALMI; via the coding sequence ATGGCAAAAAAAATTGCGATAAATGGATTTGGTCGTATTGGACGACTAACTTTAAGGAACTTAATTAATAGAAAGGATGTCGAAATAGTAGGAATTAATGATTTGACAGATACTGCTACTTTGGCTCATTTATTTGAATATGATTCTTCCCATCGTCGTTTTGAGGGGACAGTTAATGTGGCTGATGACAATTTAGTCATTAATGGTAAAACAATTCCGACTTTTTCTATGAGAAATCCAGCGGAGCTTCCTTGGGCAGATTTGGAGGTGGATGTTGTTTTGGAGTGTACGGGCTTTTTTAGAAAGAAAGAACAAGCTATGTTACACATAACAGCAGGAGCCAAAAAAGTTTTATTGTCTGCACCTGCCAAGAGTGAAGGGGTACCAACAATTGTAAAAGGAGTAAATGATCACCTATTAACAGGGGAAGATTTAATTGTCTCTAACGCATCCTGTACCACCAACTGCTTGGCTCCTTTAGTGAAAATTATAGACGACAACTGGGGGCTCCAATATGGTTTTATGAGTACAGTTCATGCTTATACTGCCAACCAAAAATTGCAAGATGCACCACACAAAGATTTGAGACGAGCAAGAGCAGCAGCAGTTAATATGATTCCTACTACTACAGGAGCTGCCAATGCTTTGGCATTAGTCTTACCTGAACTAAAAGGTAAAATTAGTGCTTCTAGTATTCGTGTACCTGTTCCAACAGGCTCTTTGGTTGAATTAATGTGTGTGTTGGACAAAAAAGTAGATGTTGCTACCGTAAATAGTAAGTTTAAGGCAGCTTCAGAAGCAGAACTTAAAGGTATTTTGGAATATTCTGAAAAACCATTGGTTTCTACTGACATCGTTTCTAGTCCCTATTCCAGCATTTTTGATGCTCCTTTGACAACAGTACACAATGGCATGTTAAAAGTAACCGCTTGGTATGATAATGAGGCTGGCTATTCGGCTCGTTTAGCAGAATTGGCTTTGATGATTTAA